From the genome of Geobacter sp. SVR, one region includes:
- a CDS encoding DUF6290 family protein: MGRTTASPRYNVISIRISEEERAHLNHFMEKHHKSISDIMREALLFLLLNKTLSN; encoded by the coding sequence ATGGGCAGAACGACAGCGAGTCCCAGGTACAATGTTATTTCCATTAGGATCAGTGAAGAGGAACGAGCGCACCTGAACCATTTCATGGAGAAACATCACAAAAGCATTTCGGACATCATGCGTGAAGCCTTACTGTTTTTACTGCTCAACAAGACACTTTCGAATTGA